One window from the genome of Yamadazyma tenuis chromosome 7, complete sequence encodes:
- the DPS1 gene encoding aspartate--tRNA ligase dps1 (COG:J; EggNog:ENOG503NUP6) — translation MSEPVEKLEKLNLEEQATEASQEPVILGEDGQPLSKKALKKLEKEKEKARKKAEREEQLAKEKAEKEAKLANDPAKNNYGKLPLNNSSTRPGEVRSLFANLSAANDGESVILRARLHKSRQQGATMVFVTMRQQQELVQGLIKANNDSISKQMVKWAGSINLESIVLVYGKVKKVDELIKSSTKQDLEIIIERIFTITETPEQLPMLIEDATRGDKEAEEAGLPIVNLDTRLDARVIDLRTPTNQAIFKIQAGICKLFREFLDSKGFTEIHTPKIIAAPSEGGSNVFEITYFKGKAYLAQSPQFYKQQLIAGDFEKVYEVAPVFRAENSNTHRHMTEFTGLDLEMAFEEHYHEVLDVLEELFIYIFTNLKSRYGDEIATVRKQYPVEDFKLPEDGKMVRLHFKDGIQMLRDAGKEVGDFEDLSTENEKFLGKLVRDKYNTDFYILDKFPLEIRPFYTMPDPENDGYSNSYDFFMRGEEILSGAQRIHDPELLKERLRFHEVDPNVPGMAEYVDAFTAGCAPHAGGGIGLERVLMFFLDLKNIRRASLFPRDPRRLKP, via the coding sequence ATGTCGGAACCAGtagaaaaacttgaaaagcttAACCTTGAGGAACAAGCAACCGAAGCTTCACAAGAACCAGTAATATTAGGAGAAGACGGACAACCTTTGAGCAAAAaggctttgaagaagttggaaaaggaaaaggAAAAAGCTCGTAAGAAAGCTGAAAGGGAAGAACAATTAGCCAAGGAAAAGGCTGAAAAGGAAGCCAAATTGGCCAATGACCCTGCTAAAAATAACTACGGGAAGTTACCATTGAACAACTCCAGCACCAGACCTGGAGAAGTGAGAAGTCTTTTCGCTAACTTGAGTGCTGCCAACGATGGAGAATCAGTGATTTTAAGAGCTAGATTACACAAATCAAGACAACAAGGTGCCACCATGGTGTTTGTCACTATGAGACAACAACAGGAATTGGTACAGGGTTTgatcaaggccaacaaCGACAGTATTTCAAAACAAATGGTGAAGTGGGCCGGATCCATAAACTTGGAATCCATTGTGTTGGTATACGGAAAGGTTAAGAAGGTAGATGAATTAATCAAGAGTTCCACCAAACAAGACCTCGAAAttatcattgaaagaatcttcaccatcactGAAACACCGGAACAATTACCTAtgttgattgaagatgccACCAGAGGTGATAAGGAAGCCGAAGAAGCTGGCTTGCCAATTGTCAACTTAGACACCAGATTGGACGCCAGAGTGATTGACTTGAGAACCCCTACCAACCAGGCAATTTTCAAGATCCAGGCTGGTATTTGTAAGTTGTTCAGAGAGTTCTTAGACTCCAAGGGATTCACTGAAATCCACACTCCAAAGATCATTGCGGCTCCATCTGAAGGAGGTTCCAatgtgtttgaaatcacGTACTTCAAGGGTAAGGCCTACTTGGCCCAGTCTCCTCAATTCTATAAGCAACAGTTGATTGCCGGAGACTTTGAGAAAGTCTACGAAGTGGCCCCTGTTTTCAGAGCTGAAAACTCCAATACCCATCGTCACATGACTGAATTTACAGGattggacttggaaatggCGTTCGAAGAGCACTACCATGAAGTTTTGGACGTTTTAGAGGAATTGTTCATCTACattttcaccaacttgaaatcCAGATACGGAGATGAGATCGCCACTGTTAGAAAGCAGTACCCggttgaagatttcaagttACCTGAAGATGGTAAGATGGTCAGATTGCACTTCAAGGACGGTATTCAGATGTTGAGAGATGCTGGAAAAGAGgttggagattttgaagatttatCGACCGAAAACGAGAAATTCTTGGGTAAGTTAGTCAGAGATAAGTACAACACCGACTTCTAtatcttggacaagttcCCATTGGAAATCAGACCTTTCTACACCATGCCAGACCCAGAAAATGATGGCTACTCTAACTCCTACGATTTCTTCATGAGAGGTGAGGAAATTTTATCGGGAGCACAACGTATTCACGACCCTGAGTTATTGAAGGAAAGACTTAGATTCCACGAAGTTGATCCCAATGTTCCAGGTATGGCTGAGTACGTCGATGCGTTTACTGCCGGATGTGCTCCTCATGCTGGAGGTGGTATTGGGTTGGAAAGAGTCttgatgttcttcttggatttgaagaatatcagAAGAGCCTCCTTGTTCCCCCGTGACCCTAGAAGATTGAAGCCATAG
- the GTR2 gene encoding GTP-binding protein gtr2 (COG:U; EggNog:ENOG503NVBT; BUSCO:EOG09263274), with amino-acid sequence MEGMLLPNPKDSNATILLMGLRRGGKSSICKVVFHNMQPLDTLYLESTSKPTTEQFSSLIDLSVMELPGQLNYFEPNYDSERLFQSIGALVYVIDSQDEYLNAITNLSMIIEYAYKVNPKINIEVLIHKIDGLSEDYRLDCQRDIMQRTGDELLDLGLEGVQVSFYLTSIFDHSIYEAFSRIVQKLINELPSLENMLDNLVEHSSIEKVFLFDINSKIYVATDSSPVDIQTYEVCAEFIDITIDLDNLYISESPSNGASNGQSNGEPTCAKEVKSISYLNNGSILYLKQMIRGLALVASINNEDNDEFNNNLTLIDYNVNLFKSSLKKMWENSRIQS; translated from the coding sequence ATGGAGGGAATGCTATTACCCAATCCAAAGGACCTGAATGCCACTATATTATTGATGGGACTCAGAAGAGGGGGCAAGTCGTCCATCTGTAAGGTGGTGTTCCATAACATGCAACCACTTGATACGTTGTACCTTGAGCTGACATCTAAGCCAACGACAGAACAGTTTTCTTCATTAATAGATTTGAGTGTAATGGAGTTGCCAGGGCAGTTGAATTACTTTGAACCCAATTACGACAGTGAAAGGCTCTTTCAGAGTATCGGGGCGTTGGTGTATGTGATTGACTCTCAGGATGAGTATTTGAATGCTATCACTAACTTAAGTATGATCATCGAATACGCCTACAAAGTGAATCCTAAGATTAATATCGAGGTATTGATCCATAAGATTGATGGGTTGAGTGAAGATTATCGGTTAGATTGCCAGAGAGATATCATGCAGAGAACAGGTGATGAGTTATTGGATTTGGGCCTTGAAGGTGTGCAAGTGTCGTTTTATTTGACGTCTATCTTTGACCATTCCATCTACGAAGCATTCAGCAGAATTGTTCAGAAGCTTATTAACGAGTTGCCGTCGTTGGAGAACATGTTGGATAATCTTGTAGAGCATTCATCCATCGAgaaggtgtttttgtttgacaTAAATTCCAAAATCTACGTGGCCACGGACTCTTCACCGGTCGATATCCAGACTTACGAAGTGTGTGCTGAGTTCATTGACATAACCATAGATTTGGACAACTTATACATTAGTGAATCGCCCAGTAATGGTGCAAGTAATGGTCAGAGCAATGGAGAGCCTACCTGTGCTAAAGAGGTTAAGTCTATAAGTTATCTTAACAATGGGTCCATCCTATACTTGAAGCAGATGATCCGGGGCTTGGCATTGGTGGCATCGATAAATAACGAAGATAATGACGAGTttaacaacaacttgacgTTAATTGATTATAACGTCAATTTGTTTAAGagctctttgaagaaaatgtGGGAAAACTCGAGAATACAGAGCTAG
- a CDS encoding NAD(P)-dependent dehydrogenase (EggNog:ENOG503NU20; COG:Q), whose protein sequence is MDFSYNNVVPSFRLDGRVAIITGGSGGLASVISRALLAQGAEIALIDMNLERTTQAAKDVVQWGEEELKGASFPIGQVTAWSCNIGDYPSVEETFAAINEKHGKIADLLINTAGYCENFPAEEYPAQNAEGIMKVNGLGAFYVSQAFAKPLIQNNLGGSVILIGSMSGTIVNDPQPQCMYNMSKAGVIHLARSLACEWAKYNIRVNTLSPGYILTPLTRNVISGHTEMKEAWESKIPMKRMAEPKEFVGSILYLASDSASSYTTGHNLVADGGYECW, encoded by the coding sequence ATGGACTTTTCTTACAACAACGTGGTCCCTAGCTTCAGATTGGATGGGAGAGTTGCTATTATCACTGGAGGTTCAGGCGGGTTGGCATCCGTGATCTCTAGAGCCTTATTGGCTCAAGGAGCTGAAATCGCCTTAATTGacatgaacttggaaagaacCACACAGGCCGCCAAGGACGTGGTCCAATGgggagaagaagagttgaaagGCGCCAGTTTCCCTATCGGACAGGTTACCGCTTGGTCTTGTAACATTGGAGACTATCCCAGTGTGGAAGAAACATTTGCAGCTATCAACGAAAAGCACGGCAAAATCGCagacttgttgatcaacaccGCCGGATACTGTGAAAACTTCCCTGCAGAAGAGTACCCAGCTCAAAATGCCGAAGGAATCATGAAGGTCAATGGCTTGGGAGCATTTTACGTGTCACAAGCGTTCGCCAAACCTTTGAtccaaaacaacttggGAGGATCGGTTATTTTGATTGGGTCCATGAGTGGAACCATCGTCAATGACCCTCAACCCCAGTGTATGTATAACATGTCCAAGGCGGGTGTGATCCACTTGGCTAGATCCTTGGCTTGTGAATGGGCCAAATACAATATTAGAGTCAACACCTTGAGTCCTGGGTACATTTTGACGCCATTGACCAGAAACGTCATTAGCGGCCACACCGAGATGAAGGAAGCATGGGAGAGTAAGATCCCCATGAAGAGAATGGCAGAGCCAAAAGAGTTCGTGGGAAGTATTTTGTACTTGGCCAGTGATTCTGCCAGCAGCTACACCACCGGTCACAACTTGGTTGCTGATGGTGGATACGAGTGCTGGTAA
- the MSS4 gene encoding Phosphatidylinositol-4-phosphate 5-kinase (COG:T; EggNog:ENOG503NW6Q): protein MIELQSFRAEIVGQNPDSSCSIQPPKKHSISSSDVNISPSTPSSLKHLNIDVLSNDTSPSSANDQITNNSNHSITKSSHLYEIDPHHKVANTHEGADESQLDANPGSETDKIIELQSASKYRPGNGPHHGSGGPDFLRRHTTNDIFNYKLDNQSISSTNTFMTKFKKRQSFDNNLIVTNTGTQMARASVDSVNTEVSRMRGSILVKRNLTLKKLQNKQKFYDDDKVLIGNKISEGHENFVMAYNMLTGIRVAVSRCSGVMKKISDSDFKSYTKLTFNTDGSEMTPSSKYDFKFKDYCPEVFRDLRSTFGLDQADYLISITGKYILSELGSPGKSGSFFYYSRDFRFIIKTIHHSEHKQLRRILKEYYSHVKSNPNTLISQIYGLHRLKMPLLNGVKRKVHFIVMNNLFPPHRDIHLKYDLKGSTWGRYTKAEDAETKPLKDLNWLENHEAIKFGPHKRKVFMDQLQKDVELLKRINVMDYSLLMGIHNTKNKTSGSITKTKLSIFDPKSHDMHDVIKTNPRYIEPTDLPTDVYPGRSKFIFYGHDGGIRSTNVNNEPESDIYYLGVIDFLTSYSLKKRLETFWRSLSHTRETVSSLPASEYGDRFLKFIKDGITKEKTD, encoded by the coding sequence ATGATTGAACTCCAAAGCTTCAGGGCAGAGATAGTAGGACAGAACCCTGATTCCAGTTGTTCCATCCAGCCGCCCAAAAAGCATTCTATATCTTCCTCAGATGTAAATATACTGCCATCGACGCCCAGTTCACTCAAACACTTGAACATCGACGTTCTAAGTAATGATACGTCTCCGTCTTCCGCTAACGACCAAATTACAAACAACTCCAATCACTCCATCACGAAATCGTCCCATTTGTACGAGATAGATCCCCACCACAAAGTGGCAAACACCCACGAAGGAGCCGATGAGTCCCAGCTAGACGCCAATCCTGGTTCTGAAACCGATAAAATCATAGAGCTCCAGTCCGCGAGCAAGTATAGACCAGGAAACGGACCACACCATGGGTCAGGTGGGCCCGACTTTCTCAGGCGCCACACCACCAATGACATATTCAATTACAAGTTGGACAACCAGTCGATTAGCTCCACAAATACGTTTAtgaccaagttcaaaaagagACAGAGTTTTGATAACAACCTCATTGTCACCAATACCGGCACCCAAATGGCTCGCGCCAGCGTGGACTCTGTCAACACGGAGGTGAGTCGCATGCGAGGGTCCATTTTGGTCAAACGGAACTTGACCTTGAAAAAACTCCAGAACAAGCAGAAGTTCTATGACGACGATAAGGTGTTGATCGGGAACAAAATCAGTGAGGGTCACGAGAACTTCGTTATGGCTTATAACATGCTTACGGGCATCCGAGTGGCTGTGTCACGTTGCTCTGGTGTCATGAAAAAAATATCGGACAGCGACTTCAAATCATACACGAAGTTGACGTTTAACACTGACGGAAGCGAGATGACGCCGTCTTCAAAGTATGACTTCAAATTTAAGGACTACTGTCCTGAAGTATTCAGGGACTTGAGAAGTACCTTTGGATTGGACCAAGCGGATTATTTAATCAGTATTACTGGCAAATATATCCTTTCAGAATTGGGTTCACCGGGGAAGAGCGGGTCATTTTTCTACTATTCGAGAGATTTCCgcttcatcatcaaaaccatACACCACTCAGAGCACAAACAGCTCCGCCGCATCCTCAAGGAATACTACAGCCATGTGAAGTCGAATCCCAATACTTTGATTTCTCAAATATACGGATTACACCGGTTGAAGATGCCTTTACTCAACGGGGTCAAGAGAAAAGTCCATTTTATTGTGATGAACAACCTTTTCCCACCCCACAGAGACATTCACTTGAAGTATGACCTAAAGGGATCAACATGGGGCCGATATACCAAGGCTGAGGATGCAGAAACTAAGCCGTTGAAGGATTTAAACTGGCTCGAAAACCACGAAGCCATAAAGTTCGGCCCCCATAAGCGCAAGGTGTTTATGgaccaacttcaaaaagacGTGGAGCTTCTCAAACGTATCAACGTCATGGACTACTCCCTTCTCATGGGAATCCACAATACCAAAAATAAAACCAGCGGGTCCATTACCAAAACCAAGCTCAGCATATTCGACCCCAAATCACACGACATGCACGACGTGATCAAAACTAACCCCCGGTACATCGAGCCCACCGATCTTCCTACGGACGTGTACCCAGGTCGATCGAAATTCATTTTCTACGGTCACGACGGAGGAATTCGTTCCACCAACGTCAACAACGAGCCTGAAAGCGACATCTATTATCTCGGAGTAATTGACTTTTTGACCAGTTACTCTCTCAAAAAGCGGCTCGAGACGTTTTGGAGATCTCTCAGTCACACTCGGGAAACGGTTCTGTCATTGCCTGCCTCGGAGTACGGAGACAGGTTtctcaagttcatcaaggaCGGCATCACCAAGGAGAAGACCGATTAG
- a CDS encoding uncharacterized protein (EggNog:ENOG503NXDI; COG:S) codes for MSFFKRFVPSIDKNFQQELEERSFEQSECPIDCGTCHFKYPSSIKVDESSKLWNSSSPYDIHILIPTNKSNWEHNALDDASLPFVQTFNKWVDHNASRISGLPKHNVKVNVCSLSSPGLENDPAYTDGTKGDLLVLPQFVWIRNVDTSDLDAVLPILSNLAEATTKSELHLGQTGGLEVSVDPNQSWIFLCSHRTRDKRCGVTAPIIKKEIDTYTRDLGFYRDFGDERPGGIQVAYVNHVGGHKYVANVLIYLKSSGKMVWLARIGPTNVKPIIDECVLGVGR; via the exons ATGAGTTTTTTCAAGCGCTTTGTCCCATCGATAGATAAAAACTTCCAGCAAGAGCTCGAAGAAAGGCTGTTCGAGCAAAGTGAGTGTCCCATAGACTGTGGAACGTGTCACTTCAAATACCCGTCCTCCATCAAGGTGGACGAATCGTCCAAATTGTGGaactcatcttcaccatACGATATACATATCTTGATAcccaccaacaaaagcaACTGGGAGCACAATGCGTTGGACGACGCGTCATTGCCGTTTGTCCAAACATTCAACAAGTGGGTCGACCATAACGCCTCACGCATCAGTGGGTTGCCCAAGCATAATGTCAAGGTTAACGTGTGCTCGTTGAGCTCACCcggacttgaaaatgaccCCGCATACACGGACGGTACCAAGGGAGACTTGTTAGTGTTGCCGCAGTTTGTGTGGATCCGGAATGTCGACACTTCGGATCTCGACGCCGTTCTCCCGATATTGAGCAACTTGGCTGAGGCTACCACCAAACTGGAACTCCACTTGGGCCAAACCGGAGGCCTTGAGGTGCTGGTGGATCCCAACCAGTCGTGGATCTTTCTCTGCTCCCACCGGACGCGTGATAAGCGGTGTGGTGTCACGGCACCCATAATCAAAAAGGAAATCGATACATACACCCGGGACTTGGGATTCTACAGAGATTTTGGCGACGAGCGCCCTGGTGGCATTCAGGTGGCATACGTTAATCATGTTGGCGGCCACAAGTATGTGGCCAATGTACTAATATATTTAAAAAGCAGCGGGAAAATGGTGTGGTTGGCCCGCATTGGCCCCACCAACGTCAAGCCCATCATCGACGAATGTGTGCTAG GTGTGGGTAGATAA
- a CDS encoding thioredoxin superfamily protein (EggNog:ENOG503NY0R; COG:O), giving the protein MRLVWWFLMAVALGLDRVNDYNFDKVVRKSGDWVLVDFYADWCRHCQNLMPTIEKLASAYEKVPGVNVVKLNGGERSGRKSVLKYNVDGFPALGLYHNEDDPIFYEGSRDFESINNFIKLATGVNEVDSPQIEASVGPQDMLSINDHNIRELVLDSSEPTVVLVTGEWCRQCKEFKPIFNQVATEFETNPEVKFGVVDLDNKHHTTDKLRAQFGIETIPAIFYFDPTRVDSDGLKRPVKYEGNRNLSELVKFINSQLPDATNSITGRNLTLESQISAIRSQAQAVKLLESLESLDPSDFATSYYSKIFHKLTYKQHLHDKAPDVASEITRLSNLLQTSGHLIHPQKKKQLITRLNILRFYQSTGLNF; this is encoded by the coding sequence ATGAGACTCGTCTGGTGGTTTTTAATGGCGGTAGCCCTCGGGCTTGACCGTGTCAATGACTACAACTTTGACAAGGTGGTCCGCAAGTCAGGTGACTGGGTGTTAGTTGATTTCTACGCCGATTGGTGCCGTCACTGTCAGAATCTCATGCCcaccattgaaaagttggcaTCGGCGTATGAGAAGGTTCCCGGTGTAAATGTGGTGAAATTGAACGGTGGGGAACGATCAGGTCGGAAACTGGTCCTTAAATATAATGTGGATGGGTTCCCGGCTCTTGGGCTCTACCACAACGAAGATGATCCTATTTTCTACGAAGGTTCACGAGACTTTGAGTCGATTAATAATTTTATCAAATTGGCCACCGGCGTCAATGAGGTTGACAGCCCTCAAATTGAAGCATCGGTAGGACCTCAGGATATGCTCTCCATCAACGACCACAACATCCGGGAGTTGGTGCTAGACTCCTCGGAACCCACTGTGGTGTTAGTGACGGGTGAATGGTGTCGTCAATGTAAAGAGTTCAAGCCGATTTTCAACCAGGTGGCGACAGAGTTTGAAACCAATCCGGAAGTCAAGTTCGGGGTGGTGGACCTCGATAATAAGCACCATACCACCGATAAACTTAGGGCACAATTCGGAATAGAAACCATTCCGGCTATCTTCTACTTTGATCCTACCCGCGTAGATTCGGACGGGTTAAAGCGACCTGTCAAATACGAGGGTAATCGCAACCTTTCTGAACTCGTGAAATTCATCAACCTGCAACTCCCCGATGCCACGAACTCCATTACCGGAAGAAACTTGACCCTCGAATCACAGATTTCTGCCATCCGGTCCCAGGCCCAGGCGGTTAAGCTTCTCGAGTCTCTCGAGTCTCTCGACCCATCTGATTTCGCAACCAGTTACTATTCCAAGATTTTCCATAAATTAACTTATAAACAACATCTACACGATAAGGCTCCAGATGTTGCCAGTGAAATCACTAGGCTCAGCAACCTCCTTCAAACTTCGGGTCATTTGATCCATCCTCAGAAAAAGAAGCAACTCATCACCCGGTTGAACATTCTTCGGTTCTACCAATCAACCGGTTTGAACTTCTGA
- the mug86_3 gene encoding Meiotically up-regulated protein 86 protein (COG:S; EggNog:ENOG503NXGJ) yields the protein MSSIDSEIHTLHDLPLGKITVSGSSGEFIVIGKRKYYRDELVSAFGGSLVPGLSPPPAYDFANPVPLGLCAFSFTTFVLSMYNAGANGVHVSNAVVGASCFYGGAIQLLAGVWDLILGNTFGGTALCSYGGFWLSFSAINLESFGIIAAYGDDTVQLENALGFYFIGWTLFTFMLVMCTVKSTLAFFSLFFSLFVTFLLLSIGKLTGSAGCITGAGVVGVICSFIGWYNAFLGVANPQNSYVRPRVVPLPWRLK from the coding sequence ATGTCTTCCATCGATAGTGAAATCCATACTCTTCATGATCTTCCGCTCGGAAAAATCACTGTATCCGGACTGTCAGGGGAATTCATTGTAATCGGTAAAAGAAAGTACTACCGGGATGAATTGGTGTCAGCCTTTGGAGGAAGCTTGGTCCCCGGTCTTTCTCCTCCTCCCGCCTACGACTTTGCCAATCCGGTCCCCTTGGGCTTGTGTGCCTTTTCATTTACGACCTTCGTGTTATCCATGTATAATGCAGGAGCCAACGGTGTCCATGTTCTGAATGCCGTCGTTGGTGCTTCATGTTTCTACGGAGGTGCAATCCAATTACTCGCTGGCGTGTGGGATCTCATTCTAGGCAATACTTTTGGAGGAACTGCTTTATGTTCATACGGAGGGTTCTGGTTGTCCTTCTCTGCCATCAACCTTGAAAGTTTTGGTATAATTGCTGCTTACGGTGACGATACCGTCCAGTTGGAAAATGCGTTGGGATTCTACTTTATTGGCTGGACCTTATTTACGTTCATGTTGGTAATGTGTACTGTGAAGTCCACGTTGGCATTTTTCTCGTTGTTTTTCCTGTTGTTTGTGACGTTTTTGCTCTTGTCTATTGGGAAGCTTACGGGAAGTGCTGGGTGCATCACAGGGGCCGGGGTTGTGGGGGTTATCTGTTCATTTATTGGGTGGTACAATGCATTTCTTGGGGTTGCAAACCCACAGAACTCGTACGTGAGGCCCCGGGTGGTGCCATTACCTTGGAGACTTAAGTAG
- a CDS encoding uncharacterized protein (COG:C; EggNog:ENOG503P6NI), whose translation MSLLTRTRLSLQAWEATRYAAGNVRCVSSTPTPVRLRFFTKDNCMLCHTAKQTMNNAVDATMAPVTVEIVDITHHDNTEWWDKYCYDIPVLHVEGGAKSVIFMHKLFKNKILEAIDEVQNGSNSSPL comes from the coding sequence ATGAGTTTGCTCACCCGCACGCGCCTATCCCTACAGGCCTGGGAGGCCACTCGGTACGCTGCCGGTAACGTGCGGTGCGTCTCTTCCACTCCGACGCCCGTGCGATTGCGgttcttcaccaaagacaACTGTATGCTCTGCCACACTGCCAAACAGACCATGAACAACGCAGTAGATGCCACCATGGCACCGGTGACAGTGGAAATAGTTGACATCACCCACCACGATAACACCGAGTGGTGGGACAAGTACTGCTACGACATTCCGGTGCTCCATGTCGAAGGTGGCGCCAAGTCGGTTATTTTCATGCACAAGCTCTTTAAAAACAAGATTCTTGAGGCCATAGACGAGGTGCAAAATGGGAGCAATAGCTCCCCTCTTTAA
- the AYR1_6 gene encoding NADPH-dependent 1-acyl dihydroxyacetone phosphate reductase (EggNog:ENOG503P15W; COG:Q) encodes MSTKHQTVVVTGASSGIGLATAKEFASRGYTVIAGARRVDAMEELRKLGVITVSLDVTSPESVQSLKELIKQEYDGEIQYLFNNAGQSCTFPAIDVSDENMEKCFAVNVFGQVRVTRELVPFLIKTRGTVGFTGSVSGFLPFPFSSIYSSTKAAIHEFASTLAFELEPFDVKVINIITGGVDTDIADKRPLPEDSWYSAEGIEELISKRREMAKRNAPMSAELYAQKVVSDFEGSRIGVINYYRGSKASILHVVSFFPRFWVTFVFRRMFGMVSLWQHLREKYSK; translated from the coding sequence ATGTCCACCAAACACCAAACCGTCGTTGTAACTGGAGCTTCCTCCGGAATTGGCCTTGCCACCGCCAAAGAATTTGCCTCCCGTGGCTATACTGTCATCGCGGGGGCTAGAAGAGTGGATGCTATGGAAGAATTGAGAAAACTTGGGGTAATTACCGTTTCATTGGATGTCACCTCACCCGAATCGGTACAACTGTTAAAGGAGTTAATTAAACAAGAGTACGACGGGGAGATCCAGTACTTATTCAACAACGCCGGCCAGTCCTGTACGTTCCCAGCCATTGACGTGTCAGACGAAAATATGGAAAAATGTTTTGCGGTCAATGTGTTTGGCCAGGTGAGAGTGACAAGAGAATTGGTTCCGTTTTTAATTAAAACTCGGGGAACCGTTGGATTCACCGGAAGTGTGTCGGGGTTCCTTCCCTTCCCATTTTCTTCCATATACTCGAGCACCAAGGCTGCCATTCACGAGTTTGCCTCGACATTAGCGTTTGAGTTGGAGCCTTTTGAcgtcaaagtcatcaatatcatcaccGGGGGAGTTGACACCGATATTGCCGATAAGAGGCCCTTACCGGAAGACTCGTGGTATTCGGCCGAAGGAATTGAGGAGCTTATTTCAAAGCGTAGGGAGATGGCCAAACGAAATGCTCCGATGTCTGCTGAATTGTATGCTCAAAAGGTGGTTTCAGACTTTGAAGGGTCCCGTATTGGTGTTATCAACTACTACAGGGGTAGCAAGGCCAGTATCTTGCACGTGGTACTGTTTTTCCCCCGTTTCTGGGTGACTTTTGTGTTTAGAAGAATGTTTGGAATGGTTTCATTGTGGCAGCACTTGAGAGAGAAATACAGTAAGTAA